TGACACTGCTGGCCGCTGCCGAGGCGCTACCCTGCACCTCGCTCGCGACACTGGACGCGATTTCGCGAGTGCTGCTCGCCGATGCGTCGGTAGAGTTCGCGTTCTCGGTGTCGTTGTCGCTGCATGCCCCTACGAACAATACGAGTCCACAGAATGCGGACATGGCCACAGTGCGCTTCATCGCCGCGGTGCGTTTCATGCAGACGAGCATCCCGCTGACTGCGGCCCGCCACATCATCCGTCGCGGATGAAACAGCGACGGTACTGGCCGTTCTCTTCTCGGCAGACAAAAGGCCCTGACCTACACCGACTGGTGAGATCAGGGCCTTGGTGGCGGAAGCGGAGGGATTTGAACCCCCGGACGCTTTTACACGTCTCTCGCTTTCAAGGCGAGTGCATTGGGCCGCTCTGCCACGCTTCCGTAGAAGATACTAAACGCCCCGTGCGCCGCGGGGCGAATCGCGTCGGTCAGCGCGCCTGTACCTCCGACTCCGCCATCGCTGCGTCTACCTCCTCGAAGATGTCGCCGAGCACCGTCAGCTGCCGCCGTGTCAGCAGATCGACCAGATGCTTCCGGACGCTCGACACATGTGTCGGAGCCGCTTCGGCGAGCCTGCGGGCGCCTTCGTCGGTGATGACGGCAAGCACGCCTCTGCCGTCGTCGGCGCAGGTGTTCCGCGAGACCATCCCGTCGCCTTCCATGCGGCGAATCTGGTGGGTCAGCCGGCTACGCGAGGAGAGGACGCCGTCGGCGAGATCGCTCATACGTACTGATCCGTCCGGTGATTCGGACAGCATCACCAAAATCCGGTATTCCGCCATTGTCAGGCCATGTGCGTCCTGCAAATCGTTGTTGAGTACCCCCATCAATCGTTGGCCGCCGTCTACATAGGCGCGCCACGCTCTCATTTCCGCAGCATCGAGCCACTGCGGGTCCCCCCCTGGACCAAAGGATCTTTCGGCCGTCACCCGACCATATTAGGCAAGGACTGCTACTGGTTAGTAGATCCCTGCCATTGATGTCCGATTTGTCCTGACAATGTTTGCCTAAACCGTGCCGGGAATTGCACACCGCTGGGACGTTGAATGCGACTACAGCGCCGCGCCTACGCTGGAAGGCATGCACGCAATCACACTGACCGAGTTCGGGTCCCCCGACGTCATGGCGTGGACCGAGGTCCCTGATCCGCGCCCGGGCCGTGGCCAAGTCGTCGTCGACGTCGCTGCCACCGCGATCAACCGTGCCGATCTCATGCAGCGGCAAGGCAACTATCCACCGCCTCCGGGCGCGAGCGAAATTATGGGGCTCGAATGTTCGGGCGTGATTTCCGAGCTCGGTGAAGGCGTGCACGACTGGAAGGTCGGCGACCGTGTGTGCGCATTACTCGCGGGGGGCGGGTATGCCGAGCAGGTTCTCGTGCCGTCGACCCAGTTGTTTCCCATTCCCGGTGAACTCGATCTGCATGCGGCAGCGGCACTTCCCGAGGTGGCGTCGACTGTCTGGTCGAATCTCGTCATGTACGGCGGCATGCGATCCGGACAGGTCCTGTTGATCCACGGCGGAGGTAGCGGCATCGGCACGCATGCCATCCAGGTAGCAAAGGCATTCGGCGTCACCGTCGCAGTCACGGCCGGCTCGACGTACAAACTCGACTTCTGTAGAACGCTCGGTGCGGACATCACCATCGACTACAAGAACCGGGATTTCGTCGAGGTGTTACGGTCCGAAACCGACGGCCACGGTGCCGATCTGATACTCGACAACATGGGTGCAAAGTATCTGCAGCCCAACGTGAATGCGCTCGCAATGGATGGCACTCTCATCACGATCGGCATGCAGGGCGGAGTCAAGGGTGAGTTGAACTTCGGCGCACTCCTCGGCAAACGCGGAACCATCCACGCCGCCGGATTACGCGGCAGACCCGAAACCGGACCTTCGAGTAAAGCGAACATCGTCTCGGACATGACCGCTCGCCTGTGGCCGATGATCAGCGAGGGACAAATCAGTCCCATCATCCACGCCGAAATTCCGATTACCGATGCGGCCCTGGGACATCGAATGCTCGACGCCGAAGACACCATCGGCAAGGTGATCCTGCGAGTGCAGTAATCGTGCAGTGGAGGCCCGGCGGCACCTACCTCGTGCGGTCGGGCGTCTACGCCAGCTTGGACAACGCTTCGACGAGTTGATCGATCTCGTATCGCGTCGTATACGGAGCGAGCCCGATGGTGACGGCACCACCCTCGTCGTTGACACCCAACGCGTCGAGCAACCGGCTTCCGCTGTGGATTCCGCTGACCGTTCCGATTCGGGCCTGAGCGAGGTGCTCGGCAACCTTTTCGGCAGAAGTTCCCGAGACTGTGAAGCTGAGCGTGGGAATGCGGCTGGGAGAGTCGCCGAGAACCATCACATGATCGAGCGTTGCCAGTCGCCGGATCAAGTAGTCGAACAATTTGTCGTGGTAGTCCTGCAGCGAACCGATGGACATCTGAAGGCGTTCGCGTCGCGTTCCGGTGGCCTCCTCGTCGAGGTTGGCGAGATAGTCGATGGAGGAGACGACACCGGCGAGCAATGCGTACTGATGCCCACTGACCTCCAACCTCTCGGCGCCCTTCGCAAAAGGGTTGAGCGACATCGACGGAATGCGGTCGATCAAGCTGGGATCACGAAACACGAGCGCACCGACCTGAGGCCCACCCCACGCGGAAGCGTTGATGGCAAGGACGTCGGCTCCGAGTTCTTCGATGTCGACGTGGGCGTACGGCGCCGCACCTGCAGCATCGACGACGATGAGGCCGCCGACGGCGTGAACACGATCGGCCGCGACCCGGACGTTGGGAGCCGAGCCGACGATCGGTGACGCAGCGGTGACGGCTACGAGACGGGTACTGGCGGTGATGAGCTCCTCGAACTGCCAGCTGGGTAGCTCACAGGTGTCGATCTCGACCTCGGCCCAGCTCACGCGTGCGCCGTAGCGATTGGCGATACGCAGCCAGGGCGCAACATTCGCTTCCTCGTCGAGCCGAGAGAGAACCAGACCGGTCCCTAGCCCGAGACGGGTCGACAGCGACTCTGCCAGCCACGCCAGCATCGTTCCGCGATCGGGCCCGAGCACTACCCCTGCCGGGTCACCGCCGACGAGGTCGGCAATCGCTTGCCTGGCTGCTTCGAGGAGCCCGGCGCTCCGACGCGAGGACATGTGTCCGGAGTTGTGATTCGGCGCACTTCCACGAAACGCCGTCGACACCGCGGTCGACACACGATCGGGGATCTGCATCCCGTTTTGTGGATCGAGGTGAATCCAGCCGTCGCCCAGTGAGGGAATCGACCCTCTGACACGTGCGACGTCGTACCCCATGCCGGACACTCTAAGCGTCGATTTCGTGAGCGTGTTTTCCACATCCCTTATTCGCATCCGCCGCCCTGTCGACTCGCACGGTTGTTTCCCCCGATCCCGCCCCACAAACAGGATAATTGGACCCGCTCGTCGCGCAATACCTGGCAACGCGCAAGGATAGCGTTATGACGCAATCGGACTCGAACTCGAATCCCGAAGCCGGTGACCATGTCGTCGTGATCGGCCCCAATGGAGAGCCTCTCGCACTGAGCCGCGCGGAGGCAACCGCTGCAGCCGCACGAGCAGCAGGAAACGGGCCGCATCGGAACGTCGATCCGGCCGACGCCGAGCCACCCCTGTCGGACATGGTCGAGCAACCCGCCAAGGTCATGCGCATCGGCACGATGATCAAACAGTTACTCGAGGAAGTGCGCCTCGCGCCCCTCGACGACGCCAGCCGAACCCGACTCAAAGACATCCATCAGTCGTCGATTCGCGAGCTCGAGCAGGGCTTGGCGCCTGAACTACGCGACGAGCTCGAACGCCTGGCGCTGCCCTTCGGAGAGGACGCCATTCCCTCCGACGCCGAACTGCGGATCGCACAGGCCCAGCTCGTCGGGTGGCTGGAAGGTCTCTTCCATGGAATTCAGACGGCACTGTTCGCTCAGCAGATGGCCGCACGCGCCCAGCTCGAGCAGATGCGTCAGGGCGCACTACCGGCAGGGGGAATGCTGAACCCCGGCATGGGCGGCCCTGGTGGCGGAGGCGGTACCGGTCAGTACCTGTAAACGGGTAGGGTCGACCGTCGTGTCGGCCCCACCGAAGAATTCCGAGAGCGAAGCAGGAGAGCGCGTGTCCGTTCCCGTTCCTGTTTCGGACTCACAGACGTTCAAGCGCGCTTTCGGCGACCTGACGACAGGACTCAGCCAGCGCGAGCTGTGGCTGCATCTCGGCTGGCAGGACATCAAGCAGCGCTACCGCCGATCGGTGATCGGACCCTTCTGGATCACCATCGCAACCGGCGTCCAAGCCGTCGCGATGGGCTTGTTGTATTCGGTACTTCTCGACGTCGACCTGAAGACTTTCCTGCCGCACGTCACTGTCGGCCTCATCATCTGGGGTCTGATCAGTGCGTCGATCCTCGAAGGTGCCGACGTGTTCGTCGCGAACGAGGGGCTGATCAAGCAGCTACCCAGCGCGCTGAGTGTGCACATCTATCGGCTGGTGTGGCGTCAACTGCTGCTGCTGGGCCACAACCTGCTGATCTACGTGATCATCATCGCCGTGTTCTTCCCGCCGAACGGTTTCCATTGGTCGGATCTGGCTGCAATTCCGGCACTCGCCTTGATCTCGCTGAACGCGCTGTGGGTGTCCATTCTGTTCGGCATCGTCTCCACCCGCTACCGCGACAT
This region of Rhodococcus sp. PAMC28707 genomic DNA includes:
- a CDS encoding MarR family transcriptional regulator encodes the protein MRAWRAYVDGGQRLMGVLNNDLQDAHGLTMAEYRILVMLSESPDGSVRMSDLADGVLSSRSRLTHQIRRMEGDGMVSRNTCADDGRGVLAVITDEGARRLAEAAPTHVSSVRKHLVDLLTRRQLTVLGDIFEEVDAAMAESEVQAR
- a CDS encoding NAD(P)H-quinone oxidoreductase gives rise to the protein MHAITLTEFGSPDVMAWTEVPDPRPGRGQVVVDVAATAINRADLMQRQGNYPPPPGASEIMGLECSGVISELGEGVHDWKVGDRVCALLAGGGYAEQVLVPSTQLFPIPGELDLHAAAALPEVASTVWSNLVMYGGMRSGQVLLIHGGGSGIGTHAIQVAKAFGVTVAVTAGSTYKLDFCRTLGADITIDYKNRDFVEVLRSETDGHGADLILDNMGAKYLQPNVNALAMDGTLITIGMQGGVKGELNFGALLGKRGTIHAAGLRGRPETGPSSKANIVSDMTARLWPMISEGQISPIIHAEIPITDAALGHRMLDAEDTIGKVILRVQ
- a CDS encoding cysteine desulfurase-like protein, which encodes MGYDVARVRGSIPSLGDGWIHLDPQNGMQIPDRVSTAVSTAFRGSAPNHNSGHMSSRRSAGLLEAARQAIADLVGGDPAGVVLGPDRGTMLAWLAESLSTRLGLGTGLVLSRLDEEANVAPWLRIANRYGARVSWAEVEIDTCELPSWQFEELITASTRLVAVTAASPIVGSAPNVRVAADRVHAVGGLIVVDAAGAAPYAHVDIEELGADVLAINASAWGGPQVGALVFRDPSLIDRIPSMSLNPFAKGAERLEVSGHQYALLAGVVSSIDYLANLDEEATGTRRERLQMSIGSLQDYHDKLFDYLIRRLATLDHVMVLGDSPSRIPTLSFTVSGTSAEKVAEHLAQARIGTVSGIHSGSRLLDALGVNDEGGAVTIGLAPYTTRYEIDQLVEALSKLA
- a CDS encoding bacterial proteasome activator family protein; translation: MTQSDSNSNPEAGDHVVVIGPNGEPLALSRAEATAAAARAAGNGPHRNVDPADAEPPLSDMVEQPAKVMRIGTMIKQLLEEVRLAPLDDASRTRLKDIHQSSIRELEQGLAPELRDELERLALPFGEDAIPSDAELRIAQAQLVGWLEGLFHGIQTALFAQQMAARAQLEQMRQGALPAGGMLNPGMGGPGGGGGTGQYL
- a CDS encoding ABC transporter permease, whose protein sequence is MSVPVPVSDSQTFKRAFGDLTTGLSQRELWLHLGWQDIKQRYRRSVIGPFWITIATGVQAVAMGLLYSVLLDVDLKTFLPHVTVGLIIWGLISASILEGADVFVANEGLIKQLPSALSVHIYRLVWRQLLLLGHNLLIYVIIIAVFFPPNGFHWSDLAAIPALALISLNALWVSILFGIVSTRYRDIAPILGSMVTLLFFMTPIVWTTAGLESMGGDAAKRAKLVELNPLFHYLDIIRAPMLGETQELYHWYIVIAFTIVGWLLAIFALKKYRARVPYWV